From Zerene cesonia ecotype Mississippi chromosome 16, Zerene_cesonia_1.1, whole genome shotgun sequence, one genomic window encodes:
- the LOC119832971 gene encoding uncharacterized protein LOC119832971, giving the protein MDYIKTVLLLTLCAGAHADEPLSAAMQRRRDAHPVYARQYAEDYEPYAYAAIPLHAPMPIVHLLSPSPMNKYIPNHKHRTRPPADRDLEAYGSTQTEEYEQYDYNNLAYSSNSHKYSNSLSNEEESQPVVIYARPNKNGGYTYRKRPSSVTQAPRPKREPIVFRIHKYKIIKD; this is encoded by the exons ATGGATTATATT aaaACAGTGTTACTGCTAACGCTCTGCGCGGGCGCTCACGCCGACGAACCCCTCAGTGCAGCGATGCAGCGGCGGAGAGACGCGCATCCCGTGTACGCCAGGCAATATGCGGAGGACTACGAGCCCTACGCGTATGCTGCCATCCCTCTTCACGCGCCGATGCCCATCGTGCACCTCCTGTCACCCTCGCCCATGAACAAGTACATCCCAAACCACAAGCATCGCACGCGGCCACCAGCCGACCGGGATCTGGAAGCGTACGGCTCCACGCAGACCGAGGAATATGAACAGTacgattataataatcttGCGTATAGCTCAAATAGCCACAAGTACTCCAACTCCTTGTCCAACGAGGAAGAATCTCAACCTGTGGTGATTTACGCCCGCCCGAACAAAAACGGAGGCTATACGTACCGCAAGCGACCCTCCTCTGTGACCCAGGCGCCGCGCCCCAAACGTGAGCCTATCGTCTTTagaatacacaaatataagaTAATCAAGGATTAG
- the LOC119832851 gene encoding uncharacterized protein LOC119832851 has protein sequence MKSFVCVVLLAAVALAAPEGKRDKRGFLHGDLDLHSSSLHFGHGYDVLDVHSAPIIHSAPAARIVSVNKLVEVPKVVEVQKLVSVPKVVSVPKIVKVSKIVEEPHYSFSSPHYAVAAPHYSLGSSYSSGWW, from the exons ATGAAATCTTTC GTGTGCGTCGTTCTCCTCGCGGCCGTGGCCCTCGCCGCCCCTGAAGGCAAGCGCGACAAGCGTGGCTTCCTGCACGGCGACTTGGACCTCCACTCCTCCTCCCTGCACTTCGGGCACGGCTACGATGTCCTGGATGTGCACAGCGCGCCCATCATCCACAGCGCTCCCGCTGCCAGGATCGTGTCTGTTAACAAGCTTGTCGAGGTTCCTAAG gTCGTGGAAGTCCAGAAACTTGTGTCCGTCCCCAAGGTTGTGTCGGTCCCTAAAATCGTGAAGGTATCCAAGATCGTGGAGGAGCCCCACTACTCCTTCTCCTCTCCCCACTACGCCGTTGCCGCGCCCCACTACTCCCTCGGCTCTTCATACTCCTCCGGATGGTGGTGA